The nucleotide window TGATGATTTCCTGGATCGGCAAGATCCCCGCGTTGGTGCGGGCGATGATCGCCATTTCCGAATCTACGCGGGCTTCCAGTGCCGCGCGAATCTTGCCGACACCTTCGGCAACCGTGATCAGATCGGTGGACTTACGGCCGAATTGCGCCGGCAGCAGGGTGTCTTCGATGGTCAGTGCGGCTACACCGGCGCGTTCGAGCTCGACAATGGTGCGCATGACGTTGAGCGCGTTGCCGTAGCCGTGGTCGGCATCGGCGATGACCGGCAATTGCGCCACTCGGCCGATGCGGGTGGCCTGTTCGGCGAACTCGCTGAGGCTGATCAAGGCAAAGTCGGGGGCGCCCAATACCTGCAACGACGCGACCGAACCACCGAGGATCCCCACTTCAAAACCCAGGTCGGCGGCGATGCGTGCCGACATGGGGTCGAAGACCGACGCCGTGTGATAGCAGGTGTCGGAAGCCAACAGTTGGCGGAAATTACGGCGTAAATCTTGATGAGACAGCCTGGACATATGAGTTCCACCATACAAAGGAATGGAAGGGCTTGAGCAAAGGTGTCAACGCCGAAGGAACAAAAGGCTATCACGCGGGCGGGTAAAGAATGATGACGAATTTGCAGGCGAGGTGGACGCAAGATCAAAAGATCGCAGGCTTCGCCAGCGCCTACAGGGTGTTCAACGATCCAATGTGGGTGGGTGTTGTCTCGAAGAATGAACGACATCCCAATGCAGGAGCTGGCGAAGGCTGCGATCTTTTCCGATCACGCCGCCACCGCCTGTTGCTGCTGGTTGAGCAGCGGCACCGCGCGCACCGAGTTGCCGGGTTGCAGTTGCAGGCGCTTGGCGGTGAGCCGGTCGACGATCAGGTTGTTGCCCACTTGCCGGGCACGGGCGGCGGTGATACGGCAACTCTCGAGGCGGCGGTTGTGGATCAGCCATACCGGAGCCTGATCATCGGGCGTGCCGATGGCCAATACCAGCGGTTGGCTGTCACGCACGGTGCGGATTCTCGATACCGGGGCTTCGATCACCGGGCCTGCGTCGAAGATGTCGATGTAACCCTTATGGGCAAACCCCTCGGCGGTGAGGATCTTCAGCGCAGGTTCGGTGTTCGGGTGCGGTTTGCCGATCACCGCCTGGGCCTGTTCGGTGAGCAGGCAGGTGTAGAGCGGCTGGCGCGGCATCAGTTCGGCGATGAAGGCTTTGCTGCCCAGCCCCGACAGGTGATCGGCATGGCTGAAATCCATCTTGAAAAAGTGTCGGCCCAAGCTGTCCCAGAACGGTGAACAGCCCTGTTCGTCGGCGCTGCCGCGCAGTTCGGCAATGAGCTTGTCACCGAACAGGTGGGGGAATTCGGCGACGAACAGCAGGCGCCCCAACGACAGCAGTCGACCGTTACTGCCGTGACGTTGATCGTGTCGCAGAAACAACGAGCAGATTTCCGATTGCCCGGTCATTTCGTTGTTCAGGAACAAGGTGGGGATCTGACGCTGAATGCCCAGGTCTGGTGACGAGCTGACCGTCAGCCCGACCCGGTAGTTGTACCAGGGCTCCCGCAGGCCGACAGCCCCCAGGAGCGCACTGACGCCGACCACTTGTTGATCGTCGTCTTCGAGTACAAACAGGTAGTCGGCATCCGCGCGCTCGACCTGTTCGGCGAAGGTCCGCTGGGTCCAGCGGACTCGATGGGCCAGGCGTTCTTCGTTGGCCGGCAGGGTGGTGAACCCGGGGCCGGCCCGTTGCACCAAATCCAGCAAGGCGGGCAGGTCGGTGACTCGAACCGGGCGGACAATCATGATGCAGCTCCTTCTTCGCGCCTGTTCGGGCGCTGTCGTTGGGCACGGGGCCGATGGCGGCTCACAGGGCGATCAACCGGATCTCAGCGGCGTCGGTCACGTTCAGGGCCGCGCACATCTCGGCGCTCAAGGTCACGGGTTGCCCGGCGTGGTAGTCCAGCTCGGCGACGATGGCGCGGTAGTCCTTCAACGAATCATTGCTCACCAGATAACTGCCGCGGGCATCGATGGCTGAGCCCGTTTGCGCCGTACCGATATGGCTCTGGGCGATGGAGCGAATGCTTGAGGTGCGGGCATACAGTGTCGGGCCGCCGTCGAACAGGTCGATGTAGCTGCCGGTCTCGAAGCCTTCGCGTTCCAGAATGTCGAAGGCCTCCTGGCCATCGGGGTGGATTCGACCGATGCAATCTTGCGCAGCCGGCGGCAGCATCGGCACGTAGATCGGGTATTGCGGCATCAGTTCGGCAAGGAATGCCAGGCTCTGCAGGCCGCAAAGCCGCTGGGCCTCGACGTACGGCAGGTCGAAGAAATGCTTGCCCAGCGCATCCCAGAACGGCGACTGCCCTTGTTCGTCGCTGTAGCCCACGATCTCGGTAATCACCGCTTCGGCAAAGCGCGTCTTGTGGGCGGCGATGAACAGCAGCCGCGCCCGGGACAGCAACTCGGAAAATGGCGTGCGTTCCAGCGCCGGGTCGATATGGAAACTGCACAGCAATGAATGGCCGCTGAGGTCGTGACACAACGACAACGCCGGCACCCCATGCTCGATGTTCAGCTCCCGTGAGGCGCTGGTGAAATGGCGGTTGCGCAAACTGTAGAACGGCTCGCTGAAACCTGCGGTGGCGAGGATTTCCGAGCAACCCGTCAGACGGCGGGTCGTCAGGTTTTCCAGCACGAAGAAATAGTTCTCCGGGCCGTGACTCTGGACGTCTTTTTCGAATGACGCGCAGGAGCCAAGAATTTTCTCGCGCAGGTGTTCGGTGTCGTCTGGCAAGGACGTGACTCCCACCAGGCTGTCACGCGCCAGTTGCTGCAACTGGGGCAGGTCGGCTAACTCGACTGGACGTAAGACCAGCATGGACATACTCCTGTATCAAAGGGTTCGGCGGCTTGCACCGAACCTGACTATCACTGTCGGTTTCCACGCATTAAATCGGCACTCGCCTGAATTCATGTCAGACGTTGCTCTTTTTCTTGTCAGCCGTTGCTTGGGTCGGGCAGTACCGTACTGGCACCCTGTCTGTTGAGGAAGAACAGATAGACCAGGCCCAGGGCAATCCAGATCAGGCCGAGTTTCTGTGCATCGACGCCCATGTTGTACATGATGGCTGCGACGATGATGAAGCCGATGACCGGGCAGACCAGGTGACGGATCACCTGGCCGGACTTCTGCCGACGCCAGTAGTAATTGATCACGGTCAGGTGCAGCAGCATGAAGCCGCTCAGGGCGCCGAAGTTCACCAGAGAGGTGAGGGTGTCCACCGAATTGATGAACAGGTAGCAGATCACCAGCGACAGCACCGCCACCAGATAAATGCTCAAGTACGGCGTGTTGTGTGTCGGGTGCACTTTGGCCAGCACTTTCGGCAGTTTGCCGTCCCGGGCCATGCCGAACAGCAGACGCGAAACCGCCGCTTGCGAGGTGATAGCGACCGCCACGCCCCAGGCCAGCGCGGTGGCCACGGCGGTCAGGGTTGCCAGCCAGCTGCCAGCGGCGATTTCGGCGATTTCATAGAACGCGGTGTCGGCGGACTTGAAGCCCAGGCCGGCGGCCAGGTCGGTGGCAATCCAGGTCTGCACGACGAAAATCACGCCCATCACCAGTAGCGTGATCAGCGCAGCCTTGCCGACGCTGCGGCCGGGATCGCCCTTGATCTCTTCGGCGAGGGTGGAAATCGCATCGAAACCGAGGAACGACAGCACCGCGATCGACACCGCTTGCATCAGCAAGGCGAAGTTGAACGTCTCGGGGTTGTACAGCGGCGCCAGGGTCAGTTGACCGTTGCCGCCGCCGCTGTGCAGGGCATTCCAGGCATAGAACAGGAAGATCCCCAGCACCACCAGTTGCGCCAGTAGAAAAACGATGTTCATCCGCGCGGTGAAGGTGATGCCCCGCAGGTTGACGAAAGTGGCGCTGACCAGAAAGGCCAGGATGAAGCCGACTTTCGGGATGTCCGGGTAGAGGTGATTCAGCGCCATCGCCGCGTACACGTAGAGCAGCGGTGGAATCAGCAGGTAGTCGAGCAGCATCAGCCAGCCGGCGATAAACCCGACATGGGGGTTGAGGCCGCGTTGTGCGTAGGAGTACACAGAGCCCGCAATCGGAAAGGCCCGGGCCATGCTGCCGTAACTGAGGGCCGTGAACAGCATCGCCACCATGCCGATGATGTAGGCCAGCGGCACCATCCCCGGTGCTTCGGCGTTGACGTAGCCATAAACACCGAACGGCGCGATGGGGATCATGAAGATCATCCCGTACACCACCAGGTCCGTCAGCGACAGGCTACGTTTCAACTCTTGCTTGTAACCGAATTCTTCAATTTCCATGAAGCCCTTCTCCTTGATATGAAAGCAGCTGCACGCTGCAAGTTTGAAGCTGTTTCTATAGCAGCGGTGCCAGATAGCCGGTCCAGCGACCGACGTCTTCGGGCGTGCGCAGCAGATCGTTGCGCACCTCGATCAGCACCGAGTCCAATCCTCGGGCGTCACCGTGAACCGGCACGGTCATGTCACCCCGCGGATCGACTTTGTATGGCTGATTACCGACGACTTTCAATGGATGTCGACTCAGCCCCTCAATCACTCGCTGGGCGTACTCCCTGGCCTGCCCGTACAACACGCCGACTTCCATCGGCCGTGGCTGGCCGAAATAAATTGGCGTGAAACTGTGAATCCCCACCACTCGTACCGGCCGACCGTGCGCCACACGGGCGTCGATCAAGGTTTGCAGGCGTGCATGAAACGGCTTGAACAGGCAGTGCCGGCGGTACTCGCGGGTGGCCTCGTCCAGATTCCGATTGCCCGGCACCTGATAAATCTCACTCTGCAACGGAATGCTGTCCGGCGCATGGCGCGGGCGGTTGAGGTCGACCAGCAGCCGTGAATAATTGGCCGCCAACAGGGTCGCGCCCAGTGCTTCGGCCAAACGCTCGGCCAACGCCAGGGCGCCGATGTCCCAGGCGATGTGTTCGCGGGCGGCCTCATCGCTCAGGCCCAGGTCATTTAACTCGGCCGGGATAAAACGACTGGCGTGTTCACACACCAGAATCAGCGGGTGCACGGAGGCTTCCCGGCTCAGGGTGTACGCAGGCTGGGTGTAGAGGCCCCGTTCGGCGGATTCAGTACAGGCGCGCATAGTGCTCGCAGAGGGTGGCGGACGAGAGCTTTTCCGTCAGCGTCAGTTCCTCGGTTTTCAGGGCGAAGTAAGTGTCCAGCAAGGCGCTTGGCAGGGCTTCGATCAACGCTTCGCTGTGGCGCAGGCAATCCAGGGCCTGGGACAAGGAAGCGGGCAGGGCGACGATGCCGCGGGCCTGGCGTTGCTCTTCGTTCAGCGAGTCAGGGATTTCATCGGTGATCGCGTTCAAGGCCAGGCGCTGCTCGATACCCAGGCGCCCGGCGATCAGCAACACGGCCATGGCCAGGTGCGGCGAGGCCGTGGCGTCCATGGCGCGAAATTCCAGGTTGTATTGCGCCGCCACGGCTTTGTCGCCCAGGCTCACCGTCGGGCAGATCCGCAGCGCCGCTTCGCGGTTGCGTTGGCCGAGGCAGGCGTAGGAAGCGCTCCAGTGATGGGGCCGCAAGCGTTCGTAGGAAACCGGTGTCGGCGCGGTAAAGGCGCAGAGCGCCGGCAAGTAATGCAGAACACCGGCGGCCCAATGCTGGCCGAGGGTCGACAGGCCGTTGGTGGTGCCGGCGTCATACATCACCGGTTGGCCGGCCAGGTCCTGCAGGCTCATGTGCAGATGCACGCCATTGCACACGGCATGCTCGGACGTCTTGGGGGCGAAACTCAGGTCCAGGCCCATTTGCCGGGCGATCTCACGGGTGATCTCACGCACGTTCACCGCGCGGTCGGCGGCGGCGACGCCGAGGGCCGGGCGGCAGGTGATTTCGTACTGGTGTTTGCCGTATTCCGGCAGGAACATTTCCGGCTCCACACCGCCGGCACGCAGTGCACTGAGCAGCCAGCCGCCGAATTCGGCACCCTGGCGCTGGGCCTGCAGGGAAAATGCCAGGTGCTCCGCCGCGCCGCTGCCGAGATTGAATTCATGTTCGAACGCGGCGTTGACCTGCAAGCCCAACTCGTCGCGATAACGTTCCACTTCGTTGCGCAACAGCGTACGCGGGCAGGTGCCCCACGGGCGGCCATCGGTTTTACGAATGTCGCCGTGAATGAAGTCCAGCGCCGGGGCATTGGCGTCCGGGCCGTTGTTGACGGTCACGCGACTGCTCAAGTCGGGAATCAACCGTAAATCCCCATAAGCGCCCCATGGGTTGCCGGAGGCGATGATGTCTTGTGGGGTCAGGGCGCTGTTGGCCGGCACCCAGCCGCAGCCGGCCACTTGATAGGCATCGAGTTCGTCGGTGGGAAAGGAGCGGCCGCGTGTCACGCCGATCAGGTCGGTGGTGACGATCGTGGTCATGGGCAGCGGCGACAGGCGTTCATTCATGGCTGCATCTCCTGCAACCGGCTGAGCACGGTCTGGGTGTCGGTGATCCAGCAGTAACCCTTGATGGCGTTCAGGCAGGCGTGATGCCGTTGTTCGGTGTAGGTGGCGCAGGCGTCTTCGACCAGCGTCACCAGATAGCCACGGTCGGCGGCGTCGCGCACGGCCATGTCGACGCATTGGTCGGTAACGATGCCGGCGATGATCAGATGGCGGGTTTCCAGGTTGCGCAGCACGTAGTCGATGCTGGTGGAGTTGAACACTCCGGAAGAGGTCTTGGGCAGCACGATTTCGTTTTCGAGCGGCGTCAGGTCATCGATGATCTGCGCTTGCGGGCTGCCCTTGGGCAGGTGCATGTCCGAGAGTTTGTGATCCAGCGAGCGGTCGCGGCCATCGGCGGTGAGGCTTTCGATGAGCGTGTGCAACACGTTTTGCCGGGCGCCGCGAAAGGCACTGAGCAGCCTGCGTTGATTGGGCACTACCTGCATGTGGGCGCGGGTCAGAAAGTAGTCGGCATCTGGCGCGTTGAGGTGCGGGTCGAATTGCGGTTCGAGCCAGGCACGCTGCATGTCCACCAGCAACAGCGCGGTGTGGTCGGCGGTAAACGGCAAGTCTCGGGGTGAGTGGTGGGGGAGTGCGAACATCCTTATTTTTCCTCCAGCAGATGGGTGTCGAAATCGGCCCGCAGGGCGTCGATGCCTTCCAGGCGATCGGCCAGATCGGGGCTACGCAGGGCCAGGCAGGCAATCAGCGCTTCAACCTGGGCCAGCGCCGGCACCATCGAGTCGAAGGCCGACGCCGACTCTACCGGTGCGCTGATGATCAGGTCGGCTATTTCCCGTAGCGGTGATGCATAGATGTCGGTGAACAGCACGATTCGCGCATGTCGGCTCTTCGCGGCATTGGCGACCCGCAGGGCCTGGGACTGGTAGCGGCGATAGTCGAAGACCAGCACCACGTCCTGGCGTTGCACGTCGAACAAGCGGTCCGGCAATTGTGCGTTGTCTTCCAGGGCGAAACAGCCGGGCCGCAGCAGGCGCAGATGGTTGAGCAAGCAGTGGGCGAGGAAACTGCTGAAGCGGCCGCCGAAGCAATGGATCTGATGGCGGCTGTCGAGCAGCCACTCGACCAGAATTCGTACATCTTCGGGTTGGGTCAGCGCCTGGGTGTCTGCCAGTGCCCGATGGCTGTGCGCCAGATAGTGGCTCCAGGGGTCGTCTTTCTTGAGATGGGCGCGAGGTTGCAACAGGGTACTGGGGGAGCGCAGGCGGTGGTCCATGTCACTGAGCAAGGCTTCCTGAAAGTCGGCGTAACCGCTGAAGCCAAGCTTTTTTACCAGCCGCACGATGGTCGGGTCGCTGACGCCGGCGTGTTCGGCCAGACGTGACATCGGGCCCAGTCCGTTACGCGGATACTGGTCCAGCAAGGCTCGTATGACTTTGCGTTCCGATGGTGTGAAGTCCAGGCCGGGATCGGTGATCAGGTCTCTGAGAGGGGGCATCCGGGCTCCTGCTGGATGAGTGTGTCGATTTTATTTCATAAATCGCTAAAACAGTATTTATGTAACGTGCGCTACATGTCTAGCGAATTTTTGTGTGGATTTTCAAAGCACTGAAATGGAGCGAAACCCCTGTGTATATTGGGCTACGCGGATATCGACTGACCTTGTAGGACATTGCCCATAGTCGTGTGAGATATCGACCCTGCCAGTCAGTTAAGTGAAGACCAAGCCCCCTCGCCACAGGTTCTGCACTTGGCACGTACTTTTCAAACTGACTGGCATTAGGCTGCGAGCCTGATCGGCCGGTGGAAACGAAACGCGCCGGGTGGCGCTTCTTACGGCACAATGAGTCGGTTACTGGCGGCCTCGTGCCGCTTTTTCTTTCCGTCGACAGAGTGATCTTCCGTGCAGGCGACCCGCTTGACCCTGATTTGCCACGCTCGAACCGTCGCACAGAAACTGGCGCGTTTTCCTACGAATGAGCCCGTGGAAATGGATTGGCAATCGGCGAAAGGCTCGCGCTGCAGGCAGTTCAAGCGAGCGCCACGTTTACTCTGCGGCCCGGAACTGCGGACTCGGCAAACCGCTGAGCTGTATGGTGACAGCGTGGAAATTGTCACGGCGCTGGAGGAGTGCGATTTCGGACGCTGGAAAGGCACGTCGATCGACGACCTGCAACAATCCGAGCCCGCGACGCTCCAGGCCTGGCTCGATGACCCGGCCTCGGCGCCCCACGGTGGAGAATCGGTGGTGCAACTCGGTGAGCGTGTGGCTGCGTGGTTGAAGACCCTTGAGGCGACACCGGGGCATATCGTTGCCGTCACCCATCCGTTTGTCATTCGCGCTGCGCTGATGCAGGTGTTGCAGGGCGCGGCATTCAACCAGATCGACGTCGAGCCGTTGTCGGCCATCGAGTTGCGGTTCAACGGTCACTGGCGGCTACGCTTGTTGGGCTCTGACCCTGAAGGAGCGCTTTGATGAAAAAACTGTTGGTTATCGGTGTCGGCGCCGGCAACCCCGACTACATCACAATGCAGGCGGTGAAGGCACTGAACCGGGTCGACGTGTTTTTTCTCATGGACAAGGGCCAGAGCAAAGACAAACTGATCGAGCTGCGCCGCGAGATCTGCGAGCGCTATATCACCGATCGTGACTACAGCTTTGTCGAAGCCCATAGCCCTGAGCGCGAGCGCGGGGATGTGGACTACAACGCCAGCGTCGAAGACCTGAACCGCGCCAAGCAGCAGACCTTCGAGCGGCTGATCAACGAGGAAATGACCGACGACCAGTGCGCCGGTTTTCTGGTGTGGGGCGATCCGGCGTTGTACGACAGCACCCTTCGGATCCTGCAGGCGATTCTGGCGTCAGGTCGTTGTGTGTTCGAGTTCGAGGTGATCCCTGGCATTACCAGCGTGCAGGCGTTGGCGGCGCAGCATAAGGTGGCGCTCAATCGCATCGGTCACTCGATTGAAATCACCACCGGCCGGCGGTTGGCGGCCGGGCAGGTGAGCGATGCCGACAGTGTAGTGGTGATGCTGGATGCGCAAGATGCCTACCATCAGGTGGCCGATCAAGAGACGGAGATTTACTGGGGGGCTTACCTGGGAACACCGGATGAAATCCTGATCCACGGCAAACTCAAAGACGTGGCAGATGAGATTGAGCGGGTGCGCAAGGCGGCGCGGCTGGCGAACGGGTGGATCATGGATACCTACCTGTTGCGCAAGCCTTGAACGCCGCAACGTGATGGTCAGTGCTCTTTGGCTTTCCTGATCCTGATCAAAATGAACAGCAGGATACACAGCGCGAGCGGGGTCATGGCCAGCATGGCGTCTCTGGCGGAAATGTCCGCGCCCATGGTGTGCAGACCCGAGTAGAACAGCTTGAACAGGCTCAACAAGTAATAGGTGATGGCGATAATCGACAGGCCTTCGACAGCGCGCTGGATTTTGATTTGAGTATCGGCGCGGGCGTTCAGGCTCTTCAGGATTTCCGAGTTCTGC belongs to Pseudomonas sp. B21-015 and includes:
- a CDS encoding isochorismatase family cysteine hydrolase, with the protein product MFALPHHSPRDLPFTADHTALLLVDMQRAWLEPQFDPHLNAPDADYFLTRAHMQVVPNQRRLLSAFRGARQNVLHTLIESLTADGRDRSLDHKLSDMHLPKGSPQAQIIDDLTPLENEIVLPKTSSGVFNSTSIDYVLRNLETRHLIIAGIVTDQCVDMAVRDAADRGYLVTLVEDACATYTEQRHHACLNAIKGYCWITDTQTVLSRLQEMQP
- a CDS encoding glutamine synthetase family protein; translated protein: MNERLSPLPMTTIVTTDLIGVTRGRSFPTDELDAYQVAGCGWVPANSALTPQDIIASGNPWGAYGDLRLIPDLSSRVTVNNGPDANAPALDFIHGDIRKTDGRPWGTCPRTLLRNEVERYRDELGLQVNAAFEHEFNLGSGAAEHLAFSLQAQRQGAEFGGWLLSALRAGGVEPEMFLPEYGKHQYEITCRPALGVAAADRAVNVREITREIARQMGLDLSFAPKTSEHAVCNGVHLHMSLQDLAGQPVMYDAGTTNGLSTLGQHWAAGVLHYLPALCAFTAPTPVSYERLRPHHWSASYACLGQRNREAALRICPTVSLGDKAVAAQYNLEFRAMDATASPHLAMAVLLIAGRLGIEQRLALNAITDEIPDSLNEEQRQARGIVALPASLSQALDCLRHSEALIEALPSALLDTYFALKTEELTLTEKLSSATLCEHYARLY
- a CDS encoding histidine phosphatase family protein, with the protein product MQATRLTLICHARTVAQKLARFPTNEPVEMDWQSAKGSRCRQFKRAPRLLCGPELRTRQTAELYGDSVEIVTALEECDFGRWKGTSIDDLQQSEPATLQAWLDDPASAPHGGESVVQLGERVAAWLKTLEATPGHIVAVTHPFVIRAALMQVLQGAAFNQIDVEPLSAIELRFNGHWRLRLLGSDPEGAL
- the astA gene encoding arginine N-succinyltransferase, whose translation is MIVRPVRVTDLPALLDLVQRAGPGFTTLPANEERLAHRVRWTQRTFAEQVERADADYLFVLEDDDQQVVGVSALLGAVGLREPWYNYRVGLTVSSSPDLGIQRQIPTLFLNNEMTGQSEICSLFLRHDQRHGSNGRLLSLGRLLFVAEFPHLFGDKLIAELRGSADEQGCSPFWDSLGRHFFKMDFSHADHLSGLGSKAFIAELMPRQPLYTCLLTEQAQAVIGKPHPNTEPALKILTAEGFAHKGYIDIFDAGPVIEAPVSRIRTVRDSQPLVLAIGTPDDQAPVWLIHNRRLESCRITAARARQVGNNLIVDRLTAKRLQLQPGNSVRAVPLLNQQQQAVAA
- a CDS encoding N-formylglutamate amidohydrolase; this encodes MRACTESAERGLYTQPAYTLSREASVHPLILVCEHASRFIPAELNDLGLSDEAAREHIAWDIGALALAERLAEALGATLLAANYSRLLVDLNRPRHAPDSIPLQSEIYQVPGNRNLDEATREYRRHCLFKPFHARLQTLIDARVAHGRPVRVVGIHSFTPIYFGQPRPMEVGVLYGQAREYAQRVIEGLSRHPLKVVGNQPYKVDPRGDMTVPVHGDARGLDSVLIEVRNDLLRTPEDVGRWTGYLAPLL
- a CDS encoding APC family permease; this encodes MEIEEFGYKQELKRSLSLTDLVVYGMIFMIPIAPFGVYGYVNAEAPGMVPLAYIIGMVAMLFTALSYGSMARAFPIAGSVYSYAQRGLNPHVGFIAGWLMLLDYLLIPPLLYVYAAMALNHLYPDIPKVGFILAFLVSATFVNLRGITFTARMNIVFLLAQLVVLGIFLFYAWNALHSGGGNGQLTLAPLYNPETFNFALLMQAVSIAVLSFLGFDAISTLAEEIKGDPGRSVGKAALITLLVMGVIFVVQTWIATDLAAGLGFKSADTAFYEIAEIAAGSWLATLTAVATALAWGVAVAITSQAAVSRLLFGMARDGKLPKVLAKVHPTHNTPYLSIYLVAVLSLVICYLFINSVDTLTSLVNFGALSGFMLLHLTVINYYWRRQKSGQVIRHLVCPVIGFIIVAAIMYNMGVDAQKLGLIWIALGLVYLFFLNRQGASTVLPDPSNG
- a CDS encoding oxaloacetate decarboxylase is translated as MSRLSHQDLRRNFRQLLASDTCYHTASVFDPMSARIAADLGFEVGILGGSVASLQVLGAPDFALISLSEFAEQATRIGRVAQLPVIADADHGYGNALNVMRTIVELERAGVAALTIEDTLLPAQFGRKSTDLITVAEGVGKIRAALEARVDSEMAIIARTNAGILPIQEIISRTRHYQQAGADGICMVGVQDFDQLEQIAEHLSVPLMLVTYGNPLLRDDKRLAELGVRVTIDGHGAYFAAIKATYDSLREQRQIFTQACDLNATELTHTYTKPEDYILWAKEFMSVKE
- a CDS encoding MurR/RpiR family transcriptional regulator, whose product is MPPLRDLITDPGLDFTPSERKVIRALLDQYPRNGLGPMSRLAEHAGVSDPTIVRLVKKLGFSGYADFQEALLSDMDHRLRSPSTLLQPRAHLKKDDPWSHYLAHSHRALADTQALTQPEDVRILVEWLLDSRHQIHCFGGRFSSFLAHCLLNHLRLLRPGCFALEDNAQLPDRLFDVQRQDVVLVFDYRRYQSQALRVANAAKSRHARIVLFTDIYASPLREIADLIISAPVESASAFDSMVPALAQVEALIACLALRSPDLADRLEGIDALRADFDTHLLEEK
- the cobF gene encoding precorrin-6A synthase (deacetylating): MKKLLVIGVGAGNPDYITMQAVKALNRVDVFFLMDKGQSKDKLIELRREICERYITDRDYSFVEAHSPERERGDVDYNASVEDLNRAKQQTFERLINEEMTDDQCAGFLVWGDPALYDSTLRILQAILASGRCVFEFEVIPGITSVQALAAQHKVALNRIGHSIEITTGRRLAAGQVSDADSVVVMLDAQDAYHQVADQETEIYWGAYLGTPDEILIHGKLKDVADEIERVRKAARLANGWIMDTYLLRKP
- a CDS encoding arginine N-succinyltransferase, with the protein product MLVLRPVELADLPQLQQLARDSLVGVTSLPDDTEHLREKILGSCASFEKDVQSHGPENYFFVLENLTTRRLTGCSEILATAGFSEPFYSLRNRHFTSASRELNIEHGVPALSLCHDLSGHSLLCSFHIDPALERTPFSELLSRARLLFIAAHKTRFAEAVITEIVGYSDEQGQSPFWDALGKHFFDLPYVEAQRLCGLQSLAFLAELMPQYPIYVPMLPPAAQDCIGRIHPDGQEAFDILEREGFETGSYIDLFDGGPTLYARTSSIRSIAQSHIGTAQTGSAIDARGSYLVSNDSLKDYRAIVAELDYHAGQPVTLSAEMCAALNVTDAAEIRLIAL